In Flagellatimonas centrodinii, a single window of DNA contains:
- a CDS encoding sigma-54-dependent transcriptional regulator, whose amino-acid sequence MKAAVLIVDDEADIRELVEITLSRMGLTTEAAGSLAEAHDRLACHSFDLCITDMRLPDGSGIDLVRHIGEHCADTPVAVITAYGSAQAAVESLKAGAFDFVSKPVDLQVLRKLVRSALDLRGAAVESRGTEPTGLLGQHPSIDHLRQLVGRLARSQAPVHIAGESGTGKELVARMIHAQSPRAVGAFVPVNCGAIPSELMESEFFGHLKGAFTGAIKDKTGLFQAAEGGTLFLDEVADLPLHMQVKLLRALQERAIRPVGSDSEQPVNVRVISATHESLEGCVADGRFRQDLYYRLNVIEVRTPPLRDRSGDIPLLTHHILERLARTNGWPRPPTLDDAALARLVAYPFPGNVRELENILERALTLCDGRRITATDLQLRETAALTPAGAPALDSQMDAVERQAILEALEKARFNKTRAAELLGMSFRSLRYRIKKLGLDV is encoded by the coding sequence ATGAAAGCTGCCGTCCTGATTGTCGACGACGAGGCCGATATCCGTGAGCTGGTGGAGATCACCCTGTCGCGGATGGGCCTCACCACCGAGGCCGCGGGCTCGCTCGCCGAGGCGCACGATCGGCTGGCCTGCCACAGCTTCGACCTGTGCATCACCGACATGCGGCTGCCCGACGGTAGTGGCATTGACCTGGTCCGGCATATCGGCGAGCACTGCGCAGACACGCCAGTGGCGGTGATCACCGCCTATGGCAGCGCGCAGGCTGCGGTGGAGAGCCTGAAGGCCGGCGCCTTTGATTTCGTCTCCAAGCCTGTGGATCTGCAAGTCCTGCGCAAGCTGGTGCGCAGCGCCCTGGACTTGCGCGGGGCGGCCGTGGAATCTCGCGGGACGGAGCCCACCGGATTGCTGGGCCAGCATCCGTCGATCGATCACCTGCGGCAGCTGGTCGGCCGTCTGGCGCGATCGCAGGCCCCGGTTCACATCGCCGGCGAGTCGGGGACGGGCAAGGAACTGGTGGCGCGCATGATCCACGCCCAGAGCCCACGGGCGGTCGGCGCCTTCGTACCGGTGAACTGCGGGGCCATCCCCAGCGAGCTGATGGAGAGCGAATTCTTCGGCCATCTCAAGGGTGCGTTTACCGGTGCGATCAAGGACAAGACCGGCCTGTTCCAGGCTGCCGAGGGCGGCACGCTGTTCCTTGACGAGGTGGCCGACCTGCCGTTGCACATGCAGGTCAAACTGCTGCGGGCGCTGCAGGAACGTGCCATCCGCCCGGTCGGCAGCGACAGCGAGCAACCGGTGAACGTGCGGGTGATCTCGGCCACCCACGAATCCCTTGAGGGGTGTGTCGCCGACGGCCGATTTCGCCAGGACCTGTACTACCGCCTCAATGTCATCGAGGTGCGGACGCCGCCATTGCGCGACCGGTCCGGCGATATTCCGCTGCTGACTCATCACATTCTCGAACGCCTGGCGCGGACCAACGGCTGGCCACGGCCGCCAACGCTGGATGACGCCGCACTGGCGCGGCTGGTGGCGTATCCGTTCCCGGGCAACGTCCGGGAGCTGGAAAACATCCTCGAGCGGGCCTTGACCCTCTGTGACGGCCGCCGCATTACCGCCACCGACCTCCAGTTGCGTGAGACCGCAGCACTGACGCCTGCTGGCGCGCCTGCGCTGGACTCGCAAATGGACGCTGTCGAACGCCAGGCCATCCTCGAGGCACTGGAAAAGGCCCGGTTCAACAAGACCCGTGCGGCAGAACTGCTGGGGATGTCATTCCGTTCACTGCGCTACCGGATCAAGAAGCTCGGCCTCGACGTCTGA